A window of the Streptomyces formicae genome harbors these coding sequences:
- a CDS encoding cob(I)yrinic acid a,c-diamide adenosyltransferase: MVNLTRIYTRTGDKGTTALGDMSRTPKTDLRISAYADANEANAVIGTAIALGRLPEEIAKVLVRVQNDLFDVGADLSTPVVEDPEYPPLRVEQWYVDRLEADCDRFLADLEKLRSFILPGGTPGAALLHQACTVVRRAERSTWAALEVHGETMNSLTATYLNRLSDLLFVLARVANKEVGDVLWVPGGER; encoded by the coding sequence ATGGTCAATCTGACGCGCATCTACACCCGCACCGGCGACAAGGGCACGACGGCACTCGGCGACATGAGCCGGACGCCCAAGACCGATCTGCGGATCTCGGCGTACGCCGACGCCAACGAGGCCAACGCGGTCATCGGCACGGCCATCGCCCTCGGCCGGCTGCCGGAGGAGATCGCGAAGGTCCTGGTCCGGGTCCAGAACGACCTCTTCGACGTGGGCGCCGATCTGTCCACGCCCGTCGTGGAGGACCCGGAGTACCCGCCGCTGCGCGTGGAGCAGTGGTACGTCGACAGGCTGGAAGCGGACTGCGACCGCTTCCTGGCGGACTTGGAAAAGCTCCGCTCCTTCATCCTCCCGGGCGGCACGCCCGGTGCGGCACTGCTGCACCAGGCGTGCACGGTCGTACGGCGGGCGGAGCGCTCGACGTGGGCGGCGCTGGAGGTGCACGGCGAGACGATGAACTCACTGACGGCGACGTACCTCAACAGGCTGTCCGATCTGCTCTTCGTTCTCGCCAGGGTGGCGAACAAGGAGGTCGGGGACGTGCTGTGGGTCCCTGGCGGGGAGCGCTGA
- a CDS encoding SCO5389 family protein, producing MSLDVSPALLDQAERGEVDEAAFVDCVRTSLPYAWEMISSLVAQLKVDGGEFADNQTPPPDEKARGQLLRALASDAIRGALQRHFGVRLAFQNCHRVAVFPLDSSVDERLARFTSVRAQLLNQSPELRDC from the coding sequence ATGTCGCTCGACGTCTCACCGGCGCTGTTGGATCAGGCCGAGCGAGGCGAGGTCGACGAAGCTGCATTCGTCGACTGCGTCCGGACCTCCCTGCCCTATGCATGGGAGATGATCAGTTCTCTGGTGGCTCAGCTGAAGGTCGACGGCGGAGAGTTCGCCGACAACCAGACGCCGCCGCCGGACGAGAAGGCACGTGGTCAGCTGTTGCGCGCACTCGCAAGTGATGCCATCCGGGGCGCCCTGCAGCGGCACTTCGGCGTACGACTCGCATTCCAGAACTGCCACCGCGTCGCGGTGTTCCCGCTGGACTCCTCGGTGGACGAGCGGCTCGCCCGCTTCACCTCCGTACGGGCCCAGTTGCTCAACCAGTCGCCCGAACTGCGCGACTGCTGA
- a CDS encoding glycoside hydrolase family 18 chitinase yields the protein MSTSTPRTRGIRGRFRSRATAALTALLLPLAAMVGLATPAQAATSATATYTKVQDWGTGFEGKWTVKNTGTTSISAWTVVWDFPSGTSVTSAWDADVTSSGTHWTAKNKSWNGTLAPGASVSFGFNGAGPGSPSNCKLNGGSCDGGTVPGDNPPSAPGTPSASNITNTSVVLSWTAATDDKGIKNYDVLRDGTKIATVTGLTYTNTGLTAGTDYSYTVQARDTADQTGPVSGARAVRTTGGGDPDPGPGGKVKLGYFTNWGVYGRNYHVKNLVTSGTASKITHINYAFGNVQNGQCTIGDAYADYDKAYTADQSVDGVADTWDQPPRGNFNQLRKLKQQFPHIKILWSFGGWTWSGGFPQAVQNPTTFANSCYNLVEDPRWADVFDGIDLDWEYPNACGLSCDTSGPAAFKNMMQAMRARFGSNNLVTAAITADASSGGKIEKTDYAGAAQYSDWYNVMTYDFFGAFDADGPTAPHSPLTSYTGIPQAGFNSADAIAKLKAQGVPAAKLLLGIGFYGRGWTGVTQAAPGGSATGPAPGTYEQGIEDYKVLKTSCPATGTIAGTAYAKCGSNWWSYDTPSTITGKMTWAKNQSLGGAFFWEFSGDTSNGELVSAINSGLG from the coding sequence TTGAGCACGAGCACGCCCCGCACCAGAGGCATCCGAGGCAGATTCAGATCGAGAGCGACGGCGGCACTCACCGCCCTCCTCCTCCCGCTGGCCGCGATGGTCGGCCTCGCGACCCCGGCCCAAGCGGCCACCTCCGCCACCGCCACCTACACCAAGGTCCAGGACTGGGGCACCGGCTTCGAGGGCAAGTGGACGGTGAAGAACACCGGCACCACCTCGATCTCCGCCTGGACCGTCGTATGGGACTTCCCGTCCGGCACGTCCGTCACCTCTGCCTGGGACGCCGACGTCACCAGCTCAGGCACCCACTGGACCGCCAAGAACAAGAGCTGGAACGGCACCCTCGCCCCCGGCGCCTCCGTCTCCTTCGGCTTCAACGGCGCGGGCCCCGGCTCCCCCTCCAACTGCAAGCTCAACGGCGGCTCCTGCGACGGCGGCACCGTCCCCGGCGACAACCCGCCGAGCGCCCCCGGCACCCCGTCGGCAAGCAACATCACCAACACCTCGGTGGTGCTGAGCTGGACCGCGGCCACCGACGACAAGGGCATCAAGAACTACGACGTCCTCCGCGACGGCACGAAGATCGCCACGGTCACCGGTCTCACGTACACCAACACCGGGCTGACCGCCGGCACGGACTACTCGTACACCGTCCAGGCCCGTGACACCGCTGACCAGACCGGCCCGGTCAGCGGCGCCCGCGCCGTCCGCACCACCGGCGGCGGCGACCCGGACCCCGGCCCCGGCGGCAAGGTCAAGCTGGGCTACTTCACCAACTGGGGCGTCTACGGCCGCAACTACCACGTGAAGAACCTGGTCACCTCCGGCACGGCCTCGAAGATCACTCACATCAACTACGCCTTCGGCAACGTCCAGAACGGCCAGTGCACCATCGGCGACGCCTACGCCGACTACGACAAGGCGTACACGGCGGACCAGTCGGTCGACGGCGTGGCCGACACCTGGGACCAGCCGCCGCGCGGCAACTTCAACCAGCTGCGCAAGCTCAAGCAGCAGTTCCCGCACATCAAGATCCTGTGGTCCTTCGGCGGCTGGACCTGGTCCGGCGGCTTCCCGCAGGCCGTCCAGAACCCCACCACGTTCGCCAACTCCTGCTACAACCTGGTCGAGGACCCGCGCTGGGCCGACGTCTTCGACGGCATCGACCTCGACTGGGAGTACCCGAACGCCTGCGGCCTGTCCTGCGACACCAGCGGCCCGGCCGCGTTCAAGAACATGATGCAGGCGATGCGCGCCAGGTTCGGCAGCAACAACCTGGTCACCGCCGCCATCACCGCCGACGCGAGCAGCGGCGGCAAGATCGAGAAGACCGACTACGCCGGCGCCGCACAGTACTCCGACTGGTACAACGTGATGACCTACGACTTCTTCGGCGCCTTCGACGCGGACGGACCCACCGCCCCGCACTCGCCGCTGACCTCGTACACCGGCATCCCGCAGGCGGGCTTCAACTCCGCCGACGCCATCGCCAAGCTGAAGGCCCAGGGCGTGCCCGCCGCGAAGCTGCTGCTCGGCATCGGCTTCTACGGCCGCGGCTGGACCGGCGTGACCCAGGCGGCGCCCGGCGGCTCCGCCACCGGACCGGCCCCCGGCACGTACGAGCAGGGCATCGAGGACTACAAGGTCCTCAAGACCTCCTGCCCGGCCACCGGCACCATCGCCGGCACCGCCTACGCCAAGTGCGGCAGCAACTGGTGGAGCTACGACACCCCCTCCACCATCACCGGAAAGATGACCTGGGCGAAGAACCAGAGCCTGGGAGGCGCGTTCTTCTGGGAGTTCAGCGGCGACACCAGCAACGGTGAGCTGGTCAGCGCCATCAACAGCGGTCTCGGATAG
- a CDS encoding STAS domain-containing protein, which produces MHIRGDHAELVVGGRLDVRSAADARTVLHSAVDDGVGDLVLDLTGLDSWDATGLGVIMGAHRRAGRCGRRLVLRGVPPQMQRLLVATRLHRILAIEGGIAAESLPRV; this is translated from the coding sequence ATGCACATCAGGGGCGACCACGCCGAGCTGGTCGTCGGGGGCCGCCTCGACGTCCGCAGCGCGGCGGACGCCCGTACGGTCCTGCACTCGGCCGTCGACGACGGAGTCGGCGACCTGGTGCTCGACCTGACCGGTCTGGACTCCTGGGACGCCACCGGGCTCGGGGTCATCATGGGCGCGCACCGGAGAGCGGGCCGCTGCGGCCGGCGGCTCGTCCTGCGCGGCGTACCGCCGCAGATGCAGCGCCTCCTGGTGGCCACCCGGCTGCACCGGATCCTGGCCATCGAGGGCGGGATCGCCGCGGAGTCGCTGCCGCGGGTGTGA
- a CDS encoding 3-hydroxyacyl-CoA dehydrogenase family protein: protein MARKLAVIGAGLMGSGIAQVSAQAGWDVVLRDVTDAALTRGTDGIKASYDKFVAKGRLEAADAEAALARITTTTDLDAVADADIVVEAVFEKLEVKHEIFRTLDKLVRDDAVLASNTSAIPITKIAAVTDRPERVVGAHFFSPVPMMQLCELVRGYKTSDETLATAREFAESVGKTCIVVNRDVAGFVTTRLISALVVEAAKLYESGVATAEDIDIACKLGFGHAMGPLATADLTGVDILLHATGNIYTESQDEKFAPPELMRRMVDAGDIGRKSGQGFYTY, encoded by the coding sequence GTGGCCAGGAAGCTCGCCGTCATCGGGGCCGGACTCATGGGTTCCGGAATCGCGCAGGTCTCCGCCCAGGCGGGCTGGGACGTCGTCCTGCGCGACGTCACCGACGCGGCCCTGACGCGCGGCACCGACGGGATCAAGGCGTCGTACGACAAGTTCGTCGCCAAGGGCCGGCTCGAAGCCGCCGACGCCGAGGCGGCGTTGGCGCGCATCACCACGACCACCGACCTCGACGCGGTCGCCGACGCGGACATCGTCGTCGAGGCCGTCTTCGAGAAGCTGGAGGTCAAGCACGAGATCTTCCGGACGCTCGACAAGCTCGTACGCGACGACGCGGTGCTCGCCTCCAACACCTCCGCCATCCCGATCACGAAGATCGCGGCCGTGACGGACCGTCCGGAGCGCGTCGTCGGCGCCCACTTCTTCTCGCCCGTCCCGATGATGCAGCTCTGCGAACTCGTCCGCGGCTACAAGACCAGCGACGAAACCCTCGCCACCGCCCGCGAGTTCGCCGAGTCCGTCGGCAAGACCTGCATCGTCGTCAACCGCGACGTCGCCGGCTTCGTCACCACCCGCCTCATCTCGGCGCTCGTCGTCGAGGCCGCCAAGCTGTACGAGTCGGGCGTGGCGACCGCCGAGGACATCGACATCGCCTGCAAGCTCGGCTTCGGCCACGCGATGGGCCCGCTCGCCACCGCCGACCTGACCGGCGTCGACATCCTGCTCCACGCGACCGGCAACATCTACACCGAGTCGCAGGACGAGAAGTTCGCCCCGCCGGAGCTGATGCGCCGGATGGTGGACGCCGGTGACATCGGGCGCAAGAGCGGGCAGGGCTTCTACACGTACTGA
- a CDS encoding ATP-binding protein produces MDPNNRDPEEYGHDTDRYDEGDGTAAGASRPPRDALPELGQKAAAPARTVRLVSGDFLLTVNPVDGSEIEPCPPGEQPSPPARHAAEQREELRRAAQPPVPPGPAAPPLPFLEREEQRERLLRLLGRGRSVRLTGPAGSGRTTLLDIVAADCADLAPDGVVRLSGHHRTATELLYELLAAVHRVPQHRPDRAGLLELVRGIGAVVLVDDLEFGGSALDELLEATPECAFLLAATPDVAAPSPDSHLEEVFLQGLGRSATLELLERAVERPLTDEESNWAGDLWFESEGLPLRFVQAGALLRQRDALRIPDPDPVDEDDENVFADGHDAPLPTLGEGAAPAALLASRLSESAREALRFAVALGGEVPHQAHLPALVGDTHADAALGELTSCGLLTPVGSRYRLASGVATQLEAEGYGEGAVARAHTAAQHYAWWAGHPSVAAERAAAEADAVLAAMTSLVPGSEAGHPSAAVLLARSAAPAFAAGLHWGAWERVLRTGQEAARIAGEVAEEAYFHHELGVLALCAGNLDRARAELEASIALRGALADKSGTVAGRRALALVTDRESTAPAVEAVPAAVTPPADVPVAVLPPAEPLVTREDTPPPAALLDRLRRTVLSGTRRNVAAAGAGALLAAVLGTVVTLGATAGNDEPADRVTNEQSATEDDGDSGDGLTAEQPSESPTRSPSPTKSPPDRSTAPSASAPGAQDGPSTPGGGASTTTGGNPGPTGGGSHSGGTSPTPTTSGSTTTSPSPTSSGTSSPSPTSSGTSSPPTTGTPSSSSTTTTGTPGETSAGTTGETDGGATTGTTGSTTEGAGGGTTSGGSAG; encoded by the coding sequence ATGGACCCGAACAACCGGGACCCGGAAGAGTACGGCCACGACACCGACCGCTACGACGAGGGCGACGGCACCGCGGCCGGTGCGTCGCGCCCGCCGCGCGACGCGCTGCCCGAGCTCGGGCAGAAGGCAGCCGCGCCCGCCCGCACGGTCCGGCTCGTCTCCGGGGACTTCCTGCTCACCGTCAACCCCGTCGACGGCAGCGAGATCGAGCCCTGCCCGCCGGGCGAGCAGCCCTCCCCGCCGGCCCGGCACGCCGCCGAGCAGCGCGAGGAACTGCGCCGCGCCGCCCAGCCGCCCGTACCGCCCGGCCCCGCCGCACCGCCGCTGCCGTTCCTGGAGCGCGAGGAACAGCGCGAGCGGCTGCTGCGCCTGCTCGGGCGCGGCCGCTCCGTCCGGCTGACCGGACCCGCGGGCTCCGGCAGGACCACCCTCCTGGACATCGTTGCCGCCGACTGCGCCGACCTCGCCCCCGACGGCGTCGTACGCCTCTCCGGCCACCACCGCACCGCCACCGAGCTGCTGTACGAGCTCCTCGCCGCCGTCCACCGCGTACCGCAGCACCGCCCCGACCGCGCCGGACTGCTCGAACTGGTCCGCGGCATAGGCGCCGTCGTCCTCGTCGACGACCTCGAATTCGGCGGCAGCGCACTGGACGAACTGCTCGAAGCCACGCCCGAATGCGCCTTCCTGCTCGCCGCCACACCCGACGTCGCGGCGCCCTCACCCGACTCCCACCTCGAAGAGGTCTTCCTCCAGGGCCTCGGCCGCAGCGCCACGCTGGAGCTCCTGGAGCGGGCCGTGGAACGGCCGCTCACCGACGAGGAGTCGAACTGGGCGGGCGACCTGTGGTTCGAGTCGGAGGGCCTGCCGCTGCGCTTCGTCCAGGCGGGCGCGCTGCTGCGGCAGCGTGACGCGCTGCGCATCCCCGACCCCGACCCGGTGGACGAGGACGACGAGAACGTCTTCGCCGACGGCCACGACGCGCCGCTGCCGACGCTGGGGGAGGGCGCGGCGCCCGCCGCGCTGCTCGCCTCCCGGCTCAGCGAATCGGCCCGTGAGGCCCTGCGGTTCGCCGTCGCCCTCGGCGGAGAGGTGCCGCATCAGGCCCATCTGCCGGCGCTCGTCGGCGACACCCACGCGGACGCCGCGCTCGGCGAGCTGACGAGCTGCGGGCTGCTCACGCCCGTCGGCTCGCGCTACCGGCTCGCCTCGGGCGTCGCCACCCAGCTGGAGGCCGAGGGGTACGGCGAGGGCGCCGTAGCCCGCGCCCACACCGCCGCCCAGCACTACGCCTGGTGGGCAGGCCACCCCTCGGTCGCCGCCGAACGGGCCGCGGCCGAGGCGGACGCGGTGCTCGCGGCGATGACCTCACTGGTGCCGGGCAGCGAGGCGGGACACCCGAGCGCGGCCGTGCTGCTCGCGCGCAGCGCCGCGCCCGCCTTCGCGGCGGGGCTGCACTGGGGGGCCTGGGAGCGGGTCCTGCGGACCGGGCAGGAAGCGGCCCGTATCGCGGGCGAAGTCGCCGAAGAGGCGTACTTCCACCACGAACTCGGCGTCCTCGCGCTGTGCGCGGGGAACCTGGACCGGGCGCGCGCCGAGCTCGAAGCCTCCATCGCGCTGCGCGGCGCACTCGCCGACAAGAGCGGAACGGTCGCGGGCCGGCGCGCCCTCGCCCTCGTCACCGACCGCGAGAGCACCGCCCCGGCGGTGGAGGCGGTCCCGGCCGCGGTGACCCCACCCGCGGACGTACCGGTGGCCGTGCTGCCGCCGGCGGAGCCCTTGGTCACCCGCGAGGACACCCCGCCACCCGCGGCGCTCCTGGACCGCCTCCGCCGCACGGTCCTCTCCGGCACCCGCCGCAACGTGGCCGCCGCCGGAGCGGGCGCGCTGCTGGCCGCGGTCCTCGGCACGGTGGTCACCCTGGGCGCGACGGCGGGCAACGACGAGCCGGCGGACCGGGTGACGAACGAGCAGTCGGCGACGGAGGACGACGGCGACAGCGGCGACGGCCTCACGGCGGAGCAGCCGTCCGAGTCCCCGACACGCAGCCCGTCGCCCACGAAGAGCCCCCCGGACCGCTCCACGGCCCCGTCCGCGTCGGCTCCGGGCGCCCAGGACGGCCCCTCGACCCCCGGCGGGGGTGCGTCGACGACGACAGGGGGCAACCCGGGGCCGACGGGCGGGGGGAGCCACAGCGGCGGTACGTCGCCGACCCCGACGACGAGCGGCAGTACGACGACGTCGCCGTCGCCCACGTCGAGTGGCACCTCGTCACCCTCGCCGACGTCGAGCGGCACGTCGTCGCCGCCCACGACGGGCACGCCGTCGTCGAGCAGCACGACGACGACCGGGACGCCCGGCGAAACGTCGGCCGGCACGACGGGTGAGACCGACGGCGGGGCGACGACCGGCACCACGGGCAGCACGACGGAGGGCGCGGGCGGCGGCACGACGTCGGGCGGTTCGGCGGGCTGA
- a CDS encoding type II toxin-antitoxin system Phd/YefM family antitoxin has product MGDSVSVRDARANLAKLLDQAQEGEPTVITRGGTPVAAIVPIEEYNALEEAADEILARRALRTLAEEGDAPRATMADVLADIFGTSAPDVA; this is encoded by the coding sequence ATGGGCGACTCCGTATCCGTGCGCGACGCACGTGCCAACCTCGCGAAGCTCCTCGACCAAGCACAGGAAGGGGAGCCCACAGTCATCACCCGCGGCGGCACGCCTGTCGCCGCGATCGTGCCCATTGAGGAGTACAACGCGCTGGAGGAGGCCGCCGACGAGATCCTCGCCCGCCGGGCCCTGCGGACCTTGGCGGAGGAGGGCGACGCACCACGGGCCACGATGGCCGATGTGCTCGCCGACATCTTCGGCACCTCGGCGCCGGATGTCGCATGA
- the nucS gene encoding endonuclease NucS: MRLVIARCSVDYAGRLTAHLPSAPRLILVKADGSVSIHADDRAYKPLNWMSPPCTLKEGDDNVWTVVNKAGEKLIITMEEVLHDSSHELGVDPGLIKDGVEAHLQELLADRIETLGEGYSLIRREYPTAIGPVDILCRDSDGATVAVEIKRRGEIDGVEQLTRYLELLNRDPHLAPVRGVFAAQEIKPQARVLATDRGIGCVVLDYDAMRGLEDDKLRLF; this comes from the coding sequence ATGCGTCTCGTCATCGCCCGCTGTTCCGTGGATTACGCGGGCCGGCTCACAGCCCACCTGCCCTCCGCGCCCCGGCTCATCCTCGTCAAGGCCGACGGGAGTGTCTCCATCCACGCCGATGACCGGGCCTACAAACCATTGAACTGGATGTCGCCGCCCTGCACGCTGAAGGAGGGCGACGACAATGTCTGGACCGTGGTGAACAAGGCGGGCGAGAAACTGATCATCACGATGGAGGAAGTTCTCCACGACTCGTCCCACGAACTGGGCGTCGACCCCGGCCTCATCAAGGACGGCGTGGAAGCGCACCTCCAGGAGCTGCTGGCGGACCGTATCGAGACACTCGGCGAGGGCTACAGCCTGATCCGCCGCGAATACCCCACGGCGATCGGCCCCGTGGACATCCTGTGCCGGGACTCCGACGGCGCGACGGTCGCGGTCGAGATCAAGCGCCGCGGTGAGATCGACGGCGTCGAACAGCTCACGCGCTACCTGGAGCTGCTGAACCGCGACCCCCATCTGGCGCCGGTGCGCGGCGTGTTCGCGGCGCAGGAGATCAAGCCCCAGGCGCGCGTGCTGGCGACGGACCGCGGCATCGGCTGCGTCGTCCTGGACTACGACGCCATGCGCGGCCTCGAGGACGACAAGCTCCGCCTGTTCTGA
- a CDS encoding type II toxin-antitoxin system RelE family toxin, with translation MKYAFEFTAAARRQLRSIDRTTALRILHALSRLGDDPYRDDADVKKLAGHDDLYRLRVGAYRIAYTIDDGKLVILVVEVGHRREIYRRL, from the coding sequence ATGAAGTACGCCTTCGAGTTCACCGCGGCCGCACGCCGACAGCTTCGCAGCATCGACCGGACGACGGCTCTGCGCATCCTCCATGCGCTGAGCCGTCTCGGTGACGACCCTTATCGCGATGACGCGGACGTGAAGAAGCTCGCCGGGCACGACGACCTGTACCGTCTGCGAGTGGGGGCGTATCGGATCGCCTACACCATCGACGACGGAAAGCTGGTCATCCTCGTCGTCGAAGTGGGGCATCGCAGGGAGATCTACCGGCGGCTCTGA